In Bacillota bacterium, a genomic segment contains:
- a CDS encoding zinc metallopeptidase has protein sequence MRYFYGFDQYYLILVVPAFLFALYAQFKVKGTFNKYRKLPNRNGLTGAEVARNILDRHGLRDVSVQMVPGELTDHYDPRTKVVRLSQAVYGSNSVAALGVAAHETGHALQHKYGYAPLALRSTLVPVANIGSAAGPYLAIFGIILQLYPLIYVGIILYAAAVAFYIVTLPVEFNASTRAIASLEDMGILTWDEAEPAKKVLRAAAMTYVASAAVAIASLLRLMLLAGGRRRSD, from the coding sequence ATGAGATATTTTTATGGATTTGACCAGTATTATCTTATATTAGTAGTTCCAGCCTTCTTGTTTGCATTATATGCTCAATTTAAGGTTAAAGGCACATTTAATAAATATAGGAAGTTGCCCAATAGGAATGGTTTAACTGGGGCGGAAGTTGCCCGTAACATACTTGACCGGCATGGACTAAGGGATGTGTCTGTCCAGATGGTACCGGGAGAGCTGACCGACCATTATGACCCCAGGACAAAAGTGGTAAGGCTTTCCCAGGCAGTATATGGAAGTAATTCGGTTGCTGCGCTGGGTGTTGCTGCCCATGAAACAGGGCATGCCCTTCAACATAAGTACGGATATGCACCTCTGGCTTTAAGAAGTACTTTGGTACCTGTTGCAAATATAGGTTCGGCTGCAGGACCTTATCTAGCAATATTTGGTATAATATTACAACTGTATCCTCTTATATACGTGGGAATAATACTTTATGCTGCTGCGGTTGCCTTTTATATTGTAACTCTACCTGTAGAGTTTAATGCCAGCACAAGGGCAATTGCTTCCCTGGAAGATATGGGTATTCTTACATGGGACGAGGCGGAACCTGCAAAAAAAGTTCTGCGTGCAGCAGCGATGACTTATGTGGCATCAGCAGCTGTAGCTATTGCAAGCTTGTTGCGTTTGATGTTGCTGGCGGGGGGCAGGAGAAGGAGCGATTAA
- a CDS encoding methionyl-tRNA formyltransferase — translation MKVVFMGTPEFAVPSLDMLVREGYGVVAVVTQPDKPKGRGKKLCCPPVKEYAEKLGIHVLQPEKVNTEEFVSTLKKIAPDLLITAAYGKILPQEVLDIPKKGCINVHASLLPKYRGAAPINWAIINGETKTGITTMLTDAGMDTGDILLKREIDIPEDMTAGELHDKLAFLGAEVLKDTLEMIKTGTIQRIPQREEEASYAPMLKKEMGLIDWDKPSENIHNLIRGTNPWPGAYTFYKGKRVKIWKSKVACPASCTVEKREDYIKMPGLICKKEKNGIFVACGKGYIQILELQFDGCKKLCIEECWHNFNVGEVFG, via the coding sequence ATGAAAGTTGTTTTTATGGGTACTCCCGAATTTGCAGTGCCGAGTTTGGATATGCTTGTCAGAGAAGGATACGGGGTTGTTGCTGTAGTTACACAACCGGACAAACCGAAGGGGAGAGGTAAAAAGCTTTGCTGCCCTCCGGTTAAAGAATATGCAGAAAAGCTTGGCATACATGTATTGCAGCCCGAAAAAGTGAACACTGAAGAATTTGTCTCTACTTTAAAAAAAATAGCTCCTGACCTTCTGATTACTGCTGCATATGGGAAAATACTTCCACAGGAAGTGCTTGATATTCCGAAGAAAGGCTGTATAAATGTCCATGCTTCGCTTTTGCCGAAATATCGAGGAGCTGCACCTATTAATTGGGCAATAATAAACGGCGAAACCAAAACAGGGATTACAACAATGCTGACTGATGCAGGAATGGATACAGGAGATATTTTATTGAAAAGGGAAATAGATATACCTGAAGACATGACGGCAGGAGAACTCCATGATAAGTTAGCGTTTCTTGGTGCCGAAGTTTTGAAAGATACTCTGGAGATGATAAAAACCGGGACTATACAGAGGATTCCGCAAAGAGAAGAAGAGGCCTCATATGCACCCATGCTGAAAAAAGAAATGGGTTTAATAGACTGGGACAAACCCTCGGAAAATATACACAACCTTATAAGAGGCACTAATCCCTGGCCGGGGGCTTATACTTTCTACAAGGGGAAAAGAGTTAAAATATGGAAATCAAAAGTTGCATGCCCGGCAAGTTGTACAGTTGAAAAAAGGGAGGATTACATAAAAATGCCCGGCTTAATTTGCAAAAAGGAAAAGAATGGAATATTTGTTGCTTGTGGGAAAGGCTATATACAGATACTTGAGCTCCAGTTTGACGGCTGTAAAAAACTATGCATTGAGGAATGTTGGCACAATTTTAATGTAGGAGAAGTTTTCGGATAA
- the def gene encoding peptide deformylase, with translation MALRRIRKEGEEILRKKSREVDVITDKIINLLNDMAETMYENDGIGLAAPQVGVLKRAIVIDIEDGKGLFKLINPRIVSEEGEQSEAEGCLSIPGVYGEVKRPQKVVVEALNEKGEEVVITGEGLLARVLCHEIDHLDGILFKDKVIRYIDSR, from the coding sequence ATGGCGTTAAGAAGAATCAGAAAAGAAGGGGAGGAAATTTTACGGAAGAAGTCAAGAGAAGTTGATGTCATTACTGATAAAATAATTAACTTATTAAATGATATGGCGGAAACCATGTATGAAAACGATGGAATCGGACTTGCAGCTCCCCAGGTAGGAGTATTAAAACGAGCCATTGTAATAGATATAGAAGATGGGAAGGGTCTTTTTAAACTTATTAACCCCAGAATAGTTTCCGAAGAGGGAGAACAGAGTGAAGCAGAAGGCTGTCTTAGCATACCTGGAGTATATGGAGAAGTAAAAAGGCCTCAGAAAGTAGTAGTAGAAGCTTTGAACGAAAAAGGTGAAGAAGTTGTAATAACGGGTGAAGGTTTACTTGCTAGGGTTCTATGCCATGAAATTGACCATTTGGACGGAATACTTTTTAAGGATAAGGTAATAAGGTATATTGATTCCCGGTAG
- the priA gene encoding primosomal protein N' — MGNIASVVISNCTREFDKEYHYVIPAKLKDSVKPGVRVIVPFGKTNMPKEAYVLDVLDSSNWDGLKSINKLVDEKPVLNERMIRLAAWMRERYICTYHDAIKCMLPAGVGVKAYRIVKLENYEGHVKENEKKILDALVECGNECELTELKNKLSLRSFHKYLRDLEAKGIISIREEFATRVKEKFIRVAYAVLPKEEIANVIEGNKLKRIQQIKVLEILMDNEYVAVQDIVKFAGVSPGVLDTLKKYGYIDFKEIEVKRSPFKDTGYESTRPLDLTDEQDEALKILKDRIDEGRFSEFLLHGVTGSGKTEVYMQLIQYVIGKGKEAIVLVPEISLTPQMTARFKGRFGNDVAVLHSRLSLGERYDQWRLIMEKKIKVVIGARSAIFAPLERIGLIIIDEEHEGSYKSEITPKYHAADIARYICKQQGGLLLLGSATPSVETYYRAEEGKIGFIEMKERPNNMLLPRVELVDMREELNKGNRSIFSNKLAEEISKNIDLRQQTILLLNRRGYSPFVLCRNCGYVARCINCSITLTYHAIGERLTCHYCGYTVKVPKECPKCKSKYIRHFGLGTQKLEEETKRYFPGSTVIRMDSDTTGYKNSHADILGKFRDQNINIMVGTQMIAKGHDFPNVTLVGVLAADSMLNIADYRASEKTFQLLTQVAGRAGRGEIPGRVVIQSYNTEDFSILAACKHDYASFYRQEIRLRKEMDYPPFTNIALVIMSGVSDKTVLESSKIVKNIICRNFESKSIDKNRYEILGPMKPPIVKIKNKYRWRLVLKSKDIDILINVLRETSDEFNRVKNNKDMIELSIDINPVNML; from the coding sequence ATGGGGAATATTGCTTCAGTTGTAATTAGTAATTGCACCAGGGAGTTTGACAAAGAATACCATTATGTTATTCCGGCTAAACTAAAAGACAGTGTTAAACCAGGAGTGAGGGTTATTGTGCCCTTCGGTAAGACAAACATGCCGAAAGAGGCATATGTTTTGGATGTATTGGATAGCAGCAACTGGGATGGTCTTAAAAGTATTAATAAATTGGTGGATGAAAAACCGGTCTTAAATGAAAGAATGATTAGGCTTGCTGCATGGATGAGGGAGAGGTATATTTGTACATACCATGATGCAATAAAATGTATGCTTCCGGCAGGGGTAGGCGTAAAAGCCTATAGAATTGTGAAGCTGGAAAATTATGAAGGGCATGTAAAAGAAAATGAAAAGAAAATACTTGATGCTCTCGTAGAGTGTGGGAATGAATGTGAATTAACTGAATTAAAAAACAAACTAAGCCTAAGGTCTTTTCATAAATACCTCAGGGATTTGGAAGCGAAAGGAATAATCAGCATTAGAGAAGAATTTGCAACCAGGGTAAAGGAAAAATTTATACGTGTGGCATATGCTGTTCTGCCAAAAGAAGAAATAGCAAACGTTATTGAAGGTAACAAACTAAAAAGAATCCAGCAGATAAAAGTGCTTGAAATTCTTATGGATAACGAATACGTGGCTGTCCAGGATATTGTTAAATTTGCGGGAGTATCCCCCGGAGTGCTGGACACCTTAAAAAAATATGGATATATAGATTTTAAAGAAATAGAAGTAAAAAGAAGTCCTTTTAAGGATACGGGCTATGAAAGTACCAGGCCGTTAGATTTGACGGACGAACAGGATGAAGCTTTAAAGATACTAAAAGACCGGATAGATGAAGGAAGGTTTAGCGAGTTTTTGCTTCATGGGGTTACGGGAAGCGGGAAAACCGAGGTTTATATGCAATTGATACAGTATGTTATCGGGAAGGGAAAAGAAGCTATCGTGTTGGTTCCGGAAATATCCCTTACTCCTCAAATGACGGCAAGATTCAAGGGAAGGTTTGGAAATGATGTGGCGGTACTTCACAGCAGGCTTTCTCTTGGTGAGCGGTACGACCAGTGGCGCCTTATAATGGAAAAAAAGATAAAAGTGGTAATTGGTGCAAGATCGGCCATTTTTGCTCCTCTTGAACGTATCGGCCTTATTATTATCGACGAAGAACATGAGGGAAGTTATAAATCCGAGATAACCCCCAAATATCATGCAGCCGACATTGCAAGATATATCTGCAAGCAACAGGGGGGATTATTGCTGTTAGGTTCTGCTACGCCGTCGGTAGAAACCTATTACAGGGCTGAAGAAGGTAAAATTGGTTTTATTGAAATGAAAGAAAGGCCAAATAACATGTTGCTCCCGAGAGTTGAACTTGTTGATATGAGGGAGGAGTTAAACAAGGGTAACCGCTCGATCTTCAGCAATAAACTTGCAGAAGAAATTAGTAAAAATATTGATCTAAGGCAGCAGACCATACTACTCTTAAACAGGAGAGGTTATTCGCCTTTTGTTTTATGCAGGAACTGCGGATATGTAGCCAGGTGTATAAACTGTAGTATTACCCTTACTTACCATGCAATAGGGGAGAGGCTGACATGCCATTATTGCGGGTATACGGTAAAGGTGCCGAAAGAGTGTCCAAAATGTAAGAGCAAATATATAAGGCATTTTGGCTTAGGTACCCAGAAATTGGAAGAAGAGACAAAAAGATACTTCCCTGGCAGTACGGTTATCAGGATGGATTCGGATACGACAGGTTATAAGAATTCCCATGCAGATATACTAGGTAAATTTCGCGATCAGAATATTAATATAATGGTAGGAACACAGATGATAGCAAAAGGGCATGATTTCCCTAATGTAACTCTTGTGGGTGTACTGGCAGCTGACAGCATGTTGAACATTGCAGACTACAGGGCATCGGAAAAGACGTTCCAGCTGTTGACCCAGGTTGCAGGCAGGGCAGGAAGGGGAGAGATTCCGGGAAGGGTTGTAATACAGTCATATAATACCGAAGATTTCAGCATACTTGCTGCCTGTAAACACGATTATGCCTCGTTTTACCGGCAAGAAATAAGATTGCGTAAGGAAATGGATTATCCTCCTTTTACTAATATTGCCCTGGTAATTATGAGCGGAGTTAGTGATAAGACTGTACTGGAAAGTTCAAAAATAGTGAAAAATATAATATGCAGAAATTTCGAAAGTAAAAGCATTGATAAAAACCGTTATGAGATACTTGGTCCTATGAAACCGCCAATAGTAAAAATAAAAAATAAGTACAGATGGAGACTTGTTTTGAAGAGTAAGGATATAGATATTCTTATTAATGTTTTGAGAGAAACATCAGATGAATTTAACAGAGTAAAAAATAATAAGGATATGATAGAATTAAGTATAGATATTAATCCTGTCAATATGCTATAA
- a CDS encoding ATP-binding protein, which translates to MIKAIYGEKGTGKTRAMVEYANKMADKNYGCIVFIDYGNQLIYDLKHGVRFINISEFPVETEEGLLGFICGIIAQNYDVKWIFIDGITHILKENAGSLESFFSKLKRIASKYKVEFNISVSGSKENMPEFLKEYI; encoded by the coding sequence ATGATTAAAGCTATTTATGGGGAAAAAGGTACCGGGAAGACCAGGGCCATGGTAGAATATGCCAATAAAATGGCAGACAAAAACTATGGATGTATTGTATTTATAGACTATGGGAATCAGCTTATTTATGACTTAAAGCACGGTGTCCGGTTTATAAATATCAGTGAATTTCCTGTAGAAACTGAAGAAGGACTTTTAGGTTTCATATGTGGAATAATTGCTCAAAACTATGATGTGAAATGGATTTTTATTGATGGGATCACACATATACTAAAAGAAAATGCAGGAAGTCTTGAAAGCTTTTTTTCAAAATTGAAAAGAATTGCTTCTAAATACAAGGTTGAGTTTAATATAAGTGTATCCGGCAGCAAGGAAAATATGCCGGAGTTTTTAAAAGAATATATTTAA
- a CDS encoding polyprenyl synthetase family protein, whose protein sequence is MWSEYPEIFQELKLVEEFIKNSIHSRNKTLEEIVQTLIDSGGKRIRPLFVINSAKFGEYRREKTIPIAGAIEILHNATLVHDDIIDNSKIRRGVITVSEKYGTDMAIYTGDYLFTKAVLMLSGKVSKDKMEIIAKGLKSICEGEVDQFLDRFNINTSIVSYLKKTNRKTAVLFSAACALGADSAECHSHIVKTLTRFGFYYGMAFQIRDDINDFILEPEVTGKPTGNDISKGVITLPLIYAMAKSETLKRTILTFKDREGKVPCKEIAMAITAVKELGGIKYSEKILEKYIERGIDTLNSLPNNRYKGIFQDLITRLRLKLKD, encoded by the coding sequence TTGTGGAGCGAATATCCGGAAATATTCCAGGAACTGAAGTTGGTTGAAGAATTTATAAAAAACAGCATACATTCAAGGAATAAAACCCTTGAAGAAATTGTTCAGACCTTAATAGATTCGGGAGGCAAAAGGATACGGCCTCTATTTGTCATAAATTCTGCCAAATTCGGGGAATATAGAAGAGAAAAGACCATACCCATAGCAGGGGCGATTGAAATACTTCATAATGCAACCCTTGTTCATGATGATATAATAGATAATTCAAAAATAAGAAGAGGCGTAATTACCGTATCTGAGAAATATGGTACAGATATGGCAATTTATACTGGTGATTATTTATTTACAAAAGCTGTTTTAATGCTTTCAGGAAAAGTATCCAAAGATAAAATGGAAATTATAGCCAAAGGGTTGAAATCAATTTGTGAAGGAGAAGTTGACCAATTTCTTGATAGGTTCAATATTAACACTTCGATAGTTTCATACTTGAAAAAAACCAATAGGAAAACTGCTGTCTTATTCTCCGCTGCATGTGCCCTGGGTGCGGATTCTGCAGAATGTCACTCCCATATTGTAAAGACTTTAACCAGGTTCGGATTTTATTATGGTATGGCTTTTCAGATACGGGACGATATAAATGATTTTATCCTGGAGCCGGAAGTTACAGGAAAACCCACAGGTAACGATATTTCAAAGGGAGTAATAACACTGCCTCTTATATACGCCATGGCAAAAAGTGAGACACTTAAAAGGACAATACTGACTTTTAAAGATAGGGAAGGCAAAGTACCGTGTAAAGAAATAGCAATGGCAATAACTGCGGTAAAAGAATTAGGAGGAATAAAATATTCGGAAAAAATACTTGAGAAATATATAGAGAGAGGTATTGATACACTTAATTCTCTTCCAAACAATAGGTATAAGGGCATTTTTCAGGATTTGATAACCAGGCTGAGGCTAAAATTAAAAGACTAA
- a CDS encoding Gx transporter family protein, producing the protein MGKTKKMVMLAIFTAQAIVLSIIENWIPLPIALPGIKLGLANIIVLTTIVFLGLKDAFILVILRTVISSLFTGGFTVFLFSIAGGILSTVVMNFMYYKTTGLFSIIGISIAGAVMHNIGQLLMAGVIMKDFSVMAYLPILILSGVIMGSFVGLCSNYLIKALKRTNIFQKILVR; encoded by the coding sequence ATGGGGAAAACAAAGAAGATGGTAATGCTTGCAATTTTTACGGCGCAAGCAATAGTTCTCTCGATAATCGAAAACTGGATACCTTTACCAATAGCATTACCGGGTATTAAACTGGGGTTGGCAAATATTATCGTCCTTACAACCATAGTATTTTTAGGGCTTAAAGATGCCTTTATACTTGTAATTTTAAGGACTGTAATTTCTTCTCTTTTTACAGGAGGGTTTACCGTATTTCTTTTTAGTATTGCAGGAGGTATCCTCAGCACTGTCGTTATGAATTTCATGTATTACAAAACGACAGGATTATTCAGTATTATCGGGATAAGTATTGCAGGTGCCGTGATGCACAATATAGGCCAATTGCTAATGGCAGGTGTTATTATGAAAGATTTTTCAGTAATGGCCTATCTGCCTATACTTATCCTATCGGGAGTAATTATGGGAAGCTTTGTAGGTTTGTGCAGCAATTATTTGATAAAGGCTTTAAAAAGGACAAATATTTTTCAAAAAATTTTGGTAAGATAA
- a CDS encoding NusG domain II-containing protein: MFKKGDVFLVTFILLLALAGILLPEAFSRGANIRKVAVIRQGNKIIKEVDLDEIKGPERLEISGDYRVVILIEKGRIRFEESNCPDKVCVKTGWLEKPGDTAVCLPGRFMIKIEGKKDEVDGVTY, encoded by the coding sequence ATTTTTAAAAAAGGAGATGTTTTTCTTGTTACTTTTATACTACTTTTAGCTTTAGCCGGCATCTTGTTGCCGGAAGCTTTTTCAAGAGGAGCCAATATCCGTAAAGTCGCAGTTATAAGGCAGGGCAATAAGATAATAAAAGAAGTTGACCTTGATGAAATAAAAGGCCCCGAGAGGCTGGAAATCTCGGGGGATTACCGGGTTGTGATTTTAATTGAAAAGGGCAGGATCAGGTTTGAAGAATCTAATTGTCCCGATAAGGTTTGCGTGAAGACAGGGTGGTTGGAAAAACCGGGCGATACTGCTGTTTGCCTGCCTGGGCGCTTCATGATAAAAATTGAAGGGAAAAAAGATGAAGTAGACGGAGTAACGTATTAA
- a CDS encoding FAD:protein FMN transferase: MDNNFLLYKIKLYAIILLLPLILTPLTSCAGKNKKNSDEDGLVEWQEFLMGTIITQKVYANNGDNEGNANNSSNASNAVKEVAERLKDIERKMTVNSPDSEVNALNKMAGKGAVSLSQDTIYVLSKAKEYSQLSSGAFDPTVGPLIKAWGISTDKQRVPEEKEIKDLLLLVNYKDLFIDEENLKAKLGRTGQSIDLGGIAKGYAGDEAIKIYKKHGIKSAYINLGGNVVTLGKKPDGTPWKIGIQHPRDVTGKYIGIVEVSDKAVITSGDYERYFEANGKRYHHILDPKTGYPSDSGLISATIITDLSIKGDALSTAVFVLGLEKGMELVESLEGVEGIFITRDKNIYVSSGLRGNFVLKDESKEFNYVEKR, translated from the coding sequence ATGGATAATAATTTCCTATTGTACAAGATAAAGCTATATGCAATAATTTTGTTGTTACCTTTAATCTTAACGCCTTTAACATCCTGCGCAGGTAAAAATAAGAAGAACTCTGATGAGGATGGACTTGTTGAGTGGCAGGAGTTTTTGATGGGTACAATTATAACCCAGAAGGTATATGCAAATAATGGAGATAATGAGGGTAATGCAAATAATTCAAGCAATGCAAGTAATGCAGTAAAAGAGGTGGCTGAAAGGCTTAAGGATATTGAACGCAAAATGACAGTAAATTCGCCGGATAGTGAAGTGAACGCACTTAATAAAATGGCAGGGAAGGGTGCTGTTAGCTTAAGTCAGGATACCATATATGTACTGTCAAAAGCAAAAGAATATTCCCAATTAAGCAGTGGCGCCTTTGATCCAACTGTGGGACCCTTAATAAAGGCATGGGGAATATCTACGGATAAACAAAGAGTACCTGAAGAAAAAGAAATTAAAGATTTACTTTTATTGGTAAATTATAAAGATTTATTTATTGATGAGGAAAATTTGAAGGCAAAACTGGGAAGAACCGGCCAGTCAATTGATTTGGGCGGTATAGCAAAGGGGTATGCCGGGGACGAAGCTATAAAAATCTACAAAAAACATGGAATAAAATCCGCCTATATAAATTTGGGTGGAAATGTAGTAACCCTAGGTAAAAAACCCGATGGAACCCCATGGAAAATAGGAATACAACACCCAAGGGATGTGACGGGCAAATATATCGGAATAGTTGAGGTATCTGACAAGGCTGTTATAACATCGGGTGATTATGAAAGGTATTTTGAGGCAAACGGCAAAAGGTATCATCATATACTGGACCCAAAAACGGGTTATCCTTCAGACTCAGGCCTAATTAGTGCAACAATTATAACGGACCTGTCAATTAAGGGAGATGCTTTATCAACGGCCGTATTTGTTTTGGGGCTGGAAAAGGGAATGGAACTGGTAGAGAGTTTAGAAGGAGTTGAAGGTATTTTTATTACACGAGACAAAAACATTTATGTATCTTCAGGGTTAAGAGGCAATTTTGTTTTAAAGGATGAAAGCAAGGAATTTAATTATGTTGAAAAAAGGTAA